The nucleotide window AGGAAGTGATTGCTCAAATCCAAGAGGAGTCACCTCCTCATGGGTTGTCTCACCCTCTGGGGCTCATTGATGACTGGCCACAATTGCACTATTTCTACCTCACATGACATTGGTCAGAAACAACTTGACAGAATTGTAGTGTTTGGGATCCACTGTGGGATCACTTTGTCCACAGGAGTTTCTTCAGGGCAATTCTCACTTCCTTATTCCTCAGACTGTAGATGAGAGGGTTAAACATGGGAGTCACAATTGTGTAAAACAAGGCAAAGTATTTGTCAGGATCTCCGGAATCCCTGGAGTGTCCCTTTAAGTAGATGACTGTGGCTGAGCCATAGAAGAGTGTCAGCACCATGAGGTGTGAGGAGCaggtggaaaaggctttgtgcctgCCCAGAACTGAGGGGATTTTCAGAATTGCCCTGATAATTTGAATGTAAGACAGAACTATTAGGCAGAAGGGAAGAACTGCAAACCCCAGGATGATGGTGTGCAGCACCACTTGGTTCCAGAATGTGTCTGCACAGGCCAGGTCCAGCAGTGGAGGGACGTCACAGAAGAAGTGACGAAGGTCGTGGGAGGCACAGAAGGGCAAAGTGAACAGCTGGTAGGTCTGCCCTACCTGTACTGGTGtgacagccccccaggagcccagcaccagcctggtGCAGAGCCCCCTGCTCATGGCCAAGGGGTAGTGCAGGGGGTGGCAGATGGCCACGTAGCGGTCGTAGGCCATGGCAGCCAGGAGAAGGCACTCGGTGCTGCCCAACAGGACCAGGAAAtacagctgggcagcacagccaaggaaGGAGATCCTGCCATCTGCCCTCAGGACACTCACCAGCATTTTTGGCAGAGTGACTGAGGTGTAGCAGATCTCCAGGAAGGACAAGTTCCTCAGGAAGAAGTAcatggggctgtgcaggctgcAGTCCAGCACTGTGATGAGGCCAATCAGGCTGTtccctgccagcaccaccaggtAGATGACCAGGAGCACAGTGAAGCACAGGCCCTGCAGGCTGGAGTGGTCACAAAATGCCAGAAGAACGAATCCAGATCCAACGGTGTGGTTCTCCAAGCCTCTCCTTTGGgacattttccctctgcagagcaatccaagcagcagctctgagggtgCTGGTGGCCTCTCTGCCACCACACGCACCTGAAGGCCAGAGAAAGACTCCAAACACCACACACAGGTGGCTGCAGGAGAGTTGGAAATCTAACAGGGCTGTTTGCTGCAGGGAGGattgcagagggagggaggaacagaatccctgagcctgcaggaCCCGGCGATGccacagagagaagagaatcTTGCCTTGCTTTTTCAGAGGTGATTTTATTAAATAGGATGCCTGgggataaaagagaaaaggaaggaaatggatAAATACCAGCCCCTTGCAAAACCATCTTGTTTACATTCCTTGTCCAGATCTTTAAGAGATGCATTTAATGTTAGAACATTGAGTAGAAACAGggtgaaaaagcaggaaagtgaTGAAAACGGGGAAGACAAAGCAAGGCAAGGCTCGGGGAGGAGAGGCAATCCTAACACTGCAAGGCAAGGCATGACTCAGTTCTTAGGCCTTAGGCAGAGAGATTAATCCCAGCTCTCGTCACATGTAAGAGCTCACCCCCTGGTGCTCTGTCAGACCACAAAGATTTGGGAGATTGTTGTAGATCTGAATCCTTCCCTTTTACCTGGGGAGGGGCATCTCTCTTCCACTGAATCAGGTGACTCTGATGCATCCCCAGGGCATTTTAGCAAGACAGATAAGCAACAGTTTATGTCTAAATAGAAAGTTTTCACGGTGTTAAGAAACAGGTTGGTGCAAGCAATGCCCCTTTTCAGCAATGCAGTTTTCAAGTCATTTAGGGAAGAAATGCTTCAAAGTGGGTGATTTCCCCACAATATCCAATTTTCCTGTGCAGGTCAGGCTTTTATAATTTCTAGATGAATCACAGATAGTTCaacattccttttcttccttctctgtcacTTGGATTCCTGACCCCTTACAAATCCAGCCAGAGATTCACTCCCtctgatcccagccctgcaacaCTTTGCAGACCCGTGCAAGCCCCCACAGAGGCAGAGCAATGTTCTTGCTGCCTGGGGAGCTGAGCCTTTCCTTTGcattcccaccctcccagagcacagagactccctgcagggcacacagacaGGGTGTGAGCTACAAGGCAGCACCTCCATCACAGGTTTCTTCTAAAGAAGTGACAGCTCAGCTGAGAGGTGTTTCAGAAACTCAGTTTGGCCTGGGGAGGGAATATCCTCTCCCAGGTGAGGactgaggatgctgctgcatcTCTCAGCCAGCAGTAACACCCTTGGAGAAGTCTTCTTAAACTCTGAGGTATTACTGATGAGAAGCAGGTCAGAGAACATGCAATAGAGTGTCCAATTAGCACAGGCCATTTCTTCAAGAGAAAAACCTGAATTCACACAAACACATGGTCCTAATACTTTGCTTATTTTCCCATAGTACTTGTGCCATTTTCCTGTGAGTTTTATCTGTCTCATTTAAATGTGATgcaaaaattacaatataaaatCAGACTTCACATGAGAGTAAACTCACCACATGACTGTTTTCTAAACTACCAACTGAATGAtacaaatatacagaaaaaataaatattctcattGCAACCCAAGACATTGAGATactcacatttattttaatgtaatgcTTTAACTCAAAGCAAACATTTCCATGCAGGTTATCCACATACCAGCAATCCCTGCTTGTTGCCAAATGTTCTCAAAGATACAGCCTACTATTTTTAACTCTCAGGTGTCTCAGTGCTGCCAAGATCATGGGTGGAGCCCAGAGCAGGCTGTCTTTGCTCCCAGCAATCTGCCAGAGCCCTTCTTATGGGGTACCAGTCTCACTGACAGCATTTCCTAAACCTGGAGGAAGtctgaaaaggaaggaaggaatctTCACCCAAGCCAGGCTTTTCTCAGCAtcagagctgcctgcacagagcctttacCTCCCTGCAATCATGGCCTCCCGGGATCTGCtggaaggagtccctggggaggctttgtcaggaatggcccctgggggcagggggggctcCTTAATGTTTCAAGGgcctgcaggtttttcaaactgctttgagttttgcttttgacTTTGTGTCTCTGAAAGGTTTGTGCAATTTTGGCTTCCTGTGACCTGCTGCAGAGAATCCCTTGAGATTCTTTTGTCAATAACCACACTCAGTGGGGCTCATTAATGCCTCGAGGTACTCAGGGTTTATTAAAGTATTCTTTTTGACACTAAGTCCATGAGAGATTTATGGAATCATAGCCTCCAATGATCTGCTTTAATTAGTCCCTTGAGAGGCTTTATCAGTAA belongs to Pithys albifrons albifrons isolate INPA30051 chromosome 7, PitAlb_v1, whole genome shotgun sequence and includes:
- the LOC139674274 gene encoding olfactory receptor 10AG1-like is translated as MSQRRGLENHTVGSGFVLLAFCDHSSLQGLCFTVLLVIYLVVLAGNSLIGLITVLDCSLHSPMYFFLRNLSFLEICYTSVTLPKMLVSVLRADGRISFLGCAAQLYFLVLLGSTECLLLAAMAYDRYVAICHPLHYPLAMSRGLCTRLVLGSWGAVTPVQVGQTYQLFTLPFCASHDLRHFFCDVPPLLDLACADTFWNQVVLHTIILGFAVLPFCLIVLSYIQIIRAILKIPSVLGRHKAFSTCSSHLMVLTLFYGSATVIYLKGHSRDSGDPDKYFALFYTIVTPMFNPLIYSLRNKEVRIALKKLLWTK